Proteins encoded together in one Pseudomonas sp. ADAK13 window:
- a CDS encoding dermonecrotic toxin domain-containing protein encodes MPGIDDQRFSPDVAEQPDSHYQLLAQATPEWLVLASVNRRARLKNATPHVKPWYKTATGEQHRQLRMHTASHWTAQNQVEQRLASLQDVNAFAAPLLAAALKSRFGLTLDVRATFLRLYIPATIPWFTVKTGAARTWTVSLLDAALHNFEASETRPDAFEAASTFITQPDARGHFQVLPEINRSLSIPAFTQLCRTLDIGAQYKIYLEENLGITNGLVATVLQREVRASERAALEAALKLAHMKGDLDGSIYEALQGVLDGRPGMQMAGKPVHCHDLSMMSARLTAIVLFAPDLERHLATVPVVAYVPDDPEHPIKQYASTGALCAELTRQLRDRDYQHFFSRFVAHEDRGFFFANLNDRLSKITWHPHNPADPQPTWRETPQARPNLQLSAPGFSGDLLTHVYQQKLNKILNDAQVIAVSTARVDQKARWEQWDSFQKIATTLLDIAALVVAPLVPVLGELMMAYMAYQLLDETFEGIVDWAQGQTTEAFEHLMGMVEALVQLGTFGAGAAIVAGEFRALLPQRTVTFIDSFKPVQAPNGKPLYWKPDLKPYERKVKLPEHSTPNKQGIHQHLDQAVIRLNETPYVLNKSPGDDDFSLLHPGRPDAYQPKAWHNQTGAWQTELDHPLYWDTDTLLRRLGHTASTFSREELEQIRRVSNTPENVLRQVHVQREPTPVLLEDTLKRFKIEQDISAFIEQMNSDDPVVYSNASPLTQLQLLCDSGIWPETRTLQVVDARGQILWQYAPRQNVPRVRISQAQLTSGDLPRTLLLSLDEPEIKTLLGEAFGQPPRALEVRARLLRKKIAQTAEAQKTNLFESRYRAANPPEHGAAQRLMDSKPGLPASVANVLLEQASDLERAELRSAKIPKRLDQLASWARQETRLNRAYEGLYLNAPTNLDTHTLALHSLPELPGWSGNVRLEVREHTFSGALRDSIGNATAKERKVLVHEEGQYQAYDNEGLHLQGDSDFYTAVLQALPDNERNALNLHIRQGPQLRQALARVALPRDRLRPNLERHPVRPPATGQIPRLPGGLKGYPEPHPPMPAVGAPLSLLQRAQALYPADTPEQNTLLLQRLNRLPGGALPQLEQLHVEYARLSRDMADWRRDIPRTDPQTHAPLSADTYAYEQQKRGVLAEQIQRCWRRETEPAMNEDGEIVGYSLVYEEPIMGQLPTLTANFEHVSTLGLMGDEGTSGVLGFIQHFRNLRTLELRGMPLGVFPDQLAMMPHLTELVLDNCNVQLTGQSLAALSSMTRLESLDLFNNPLGRVPSVEAMPSLKYLDLSSTGIDQIPAGLLTRPRLESAILNNNRIAELPDAIFELSGAISEGLDLENNPFPEPLIARIKQHFQHTGERWETTAPWPDINSLKALYPTFSTHECNLFIFNMPGSLEAGRLELSRLGAEYEKLTADLQEWQISVPTHHPILGTELPQQVRAQEQVKRQALKELLEACWRRELSTDDADDGPTLTHELSYTTTLLGDFPTVTANFDHVTLLSLYGEDATSGIGHFLESFPRLRSLSIQGYRLQRIPEQVFRLARLRELILPHGDIHLTVESNNALADLHQLTYLDLSDNVLSLTPRLGKMQQLAILDLQSTGIQQVPQGLFSLRNIVAADLRDNAIRHIDSGILEMPVPNFNAILWDGNPLSRPSLANLRRYAQRHRMDLPTEQ; translated from the coding sequence ATGCCTGGCATCGACGATCAACGTTTCTCCCCTGATGTTGCAGAACAGCCCGACAGCCATTATCAACTGCTGGCCCAGGCCACTCCCGAATGGCTGGTGCTCGCCTCTGTGAACCGCCGCGCACGACTCAAGAACGCCACGCCTCATGTCAAGCCCTGGTACAAAACCGCCACCGGCGAGCAGCACCGCCAGTTACGCATGCACACCGCCAGCCACTGGACCGCGCAAAACCAGGTCGAGCAACGCCTGGCATCGCTTCAAGACGTCAACGCGTTCGCCGCCCCCTTGCTGGCCGCAGCCCTGAAAAGCCGGTTCGGGCTCACGCTGGACGTCAGGGCCACATTTTTGCGCTTGTACATCCCCGCCACCATTCCCTGGTTTACGGTTAAAACCGGCGCCGCGCGCACCTGGACCGTTTCGCTGCTGGACGCCGCGCTGCACAACTTCGAGGCCAGCGAGACCCGGCCCGACGCCTTCGAGGCCGCCAGCACGTTCATTACTCAGCCCGATGCACGTGGCCACTTCCAGGTATTGCCCGAGATCAACCGCAGCCTGTCTATCCCCGCGTTTACCCAACTGTGCAGAACCCTGGATATCGGTGCGCAGTACAAAATCTACCTGGAAGAGAACCTGGGCATCACCAATGGCCTGGTCGCGACGGTTCTGCAACGCGAAGTCAGGGCGAGTGAGCGTGCCGCACTGGAGGCCGCGTTAAAGCTGGCCCATATGAAGGGCGACCTGGACGGTTCTATTTATGAGGCGTTGCAGGGCGTGCTTGATGGCCGGCCCGGCATGCAGATGGCGGGCAAGCCTGTGCATTGCCATGACCTGAGCATGATGTCTGCGCGACTGACCGCGATTGTGCTCTTCGCACCCGACCTGGAGCGCCATCTCGCCACGGTGCCGGTGGTGGCCTACGTCCCGGACGACCCGGAACACCCCATCAAGCAATACGCCTCGACGGGCGCTCTGTGTGCCGAACTCACCCGGCAACTGCGCGACAGGGACTATCAACATTTCTTCAGCCGGTTCGTCGCCCACGAAGACCGTGGGTTCTTTTTCGCCAACCTCAACGACCGCCTGAGCAAGATCACCTGGCACCCTCACAACCCTGCCGACCCGCAACCCACCTGGCGCGAAACCCCGCAGGCCCGGCCCAACCTGCAACTGAGTGCGCCGGGGTTTTCCGGTGATTTATTGACGCATGTGTATCAGCAAAAGCTCAACAAGATCCTCAATGACGCCCAAGTCATCGCCGTTTCCACCGCCCGGGTCGACCAGAAAGCGCGCTGGGAGCAGTGGGATTCGTTCCAGAAAATCGCCACAACGCTGCTTGATATCGCCGCGCTGGTGGTTGCTCCGCTGGTGCCAGTACTGGGAGAACTGATGATGGCCTACATGGCCTATCAACTGCTGGATGAAACCTTCGAAGGCATCGTCGACTGGGCGCAAGGCCAAACCACTGAAGCCTTTGAGCACCTGATGGGCATGGTCGAGGCGTTGGTGCAACTGGGTACCTTCGGTGCGGGCGCAGCGATTGTCGCCGGTGAGTTTAGAGCGCTGTTACCGCAACGTACGGTCACCTTCATCGACAGTTTCAAACCGGTTCAGGCTCCCAACGGCAAACCTCTGTACTGGAAGCCTGACCTGAAACCCTATGAGCGCAAAGTCAAGCTCCCCGAACACTCAACCCCCAACAAACAAGGTATCCATCAACACCTGGACCAGGCCGTGATCCGCCTGAACGAGACCCCCTACGTGCTGAATAAATCACCCGGCGATGACGACTTCTCGCTGTTGCATCCGGGCCGCCCCGACGCCTATCAACCCAAAGCCTGGCACAACCAAACCGGCGCCTGGCAAACCGAGCTTGATCACCCCTTGTACTGGGACACAGACACACTGCTGCGTCGGCTGGGGCACACGGCAAGCACCTTCAGCCGCGAGGAACTGGAGCAGATACGACGTGTGAGCAACACCCCTGAAAACGTGCTGCGCCAGGTGCATGTTCAGCGCGAGCCCACCCCCGTGCTGCTGGAGGACACACTCAAGCGCTTCAAGATCGAGCAAGACATTTCGGCCTTCATCGAACAAATGAACAGCGACGATCCGGTGGTGTATAGCAATGCGTCCCCCCTGACTCAACTGCAATTACTCTGCGACAGCGGCATCTGGCCCGAAACCAGAACGCTGCAAGTGGTCGATGCCAGAGGCCAGATACTGTGGCAGTACGCGCCCCGCCAGAACGTCCCACGGGTGCGGATCAGCCAGGCGCAACTCACCAGCGGCGACTTGCCGAGAACCTTGCTTTTGTCATTGGATGAGCCTGAGATCAAGACACTGTTGGGCGAGGCGTTTGGTCAACCGCCCCGAGCGCTTGAGGTGCGCGCCCGCCTACTCAGGAAAAAAATTGCACAGACCGCCGAAGCACAAAAAACCAACCTGTTCGAGTCGCGCTACAGGGCCGCGAACCCACCCGAGCACGGCGCCGCTCAGCGACTGATGGACAGTAAACCCGGGCTCCCGGCCTCGGTAGCCAATGTGCTGCTGGAGCAGGCCAGCGACCTGGAGCGGGCAGAACTTCGCAGCGCAAAAATCCCCAAGCGCCTGGACCAACTGGCCAGCTGGGCACGCCAGGAAACCCGCTTGAACCGCGCCTATGAAGGCCTGTACCTCAACGCCCCGACAAACCTGGACACCCACACCCTGGCCCTGCATTCCCTGCCAGAGTTGCCGGGATGGTCGGGCAATGTTCGCCTGGAAGTGCGTGAACACACCTTCAGCGGCGCCCTGCGCGACAGTATTGGCAACGCCACCGCAAAGGAACGCAAAGTACTGGTGCATGAGGAGGGTCAATATCAGGCCTACGACAACGAAGGCCTGCACCTGCAGGGCGATTCCGATTTTTACACGGCGGTGCTGCAAGCCCTGCCCGACAACGAGCGCAATGCACTCAACCTTCACATCCGGCAAGGTCCACAACTACGCCAAGCCCTCGCCAGGGTGGCCTTGCCCCGTGACCGGCTGCGGCCCAATCTCGAGCGCCACCCCGTCAGACCACCCGCCACCGGTCAAATCCCAAGGCTGCCAGGCGGCCTCAAGGGTTATCCGGAACCCCACCCGCCGATGCCCGCAGTGGGTGCTCCACTGTCTTTGCTCCAGCGCGCACAAGCGCTCTATCCCGCCGACACGCCAGAGCAAAACACACTATTGCTGCAGCGCCTGAATCGTCTCCCGGGCGGTGCATTGCCACAGTTGGAGCAACTGCACGTGGAATACGCACGACTGTCCCGGGATATGGCGGATTGGCGTAGAGACATCCCCCGCACCGATCCACAAACACACGCCCCGCTTTCCGCTGACACCTACGCCTATGAACAGCAAAAACGTGGCGTACTGGCCGAGCAGATCCAACGCTGCTGGCGCCGGGAAACCGAGCCTGCCATGAATGAAGATGGCGAAATTGTCGGCTATAGCCTGGTGTACGAAGAACCCATCATGGGGCAACTGCCCACACTGACAGCCAACTTCGAGCATGTCTCGACACTCGGCTTGATGGGTGATGAAGGCACCTCGGGCGTCCTGGGGTTTATCCAGCACTTTCGCAATCTGCGAACCCTGGAATTGCGCGGCATGCCGCTGGGGGTTTTTCCCGATCAATTGGCGATGATGCCGCACCTGACCGAACTGGTGCTCGACAACTGCAACGTTCAACTGACCGGGCAGAGCCTGGCAGCGCTGTCGTCGATGACGCGCCTGGAATCCCTGGACCTGTTCAACAATCCGCTGGGCAGAGTACCGAGTGTCGAAGCGATGCCCAGCCTCAAGTACCTGGACCTGTCCTCCACCGGGATTGACCAAATCCCGGCCGGCTTACTCACACGCCCCAGGCTTGAAAGTGCAATTCTCAACAACAACCGCATCGCCGAATTGCCCGATGCGATATTCGAACTGTCGGGCGCGATCAGTGAAGGGTTAGACCTGGAGAACAACCCCTTCCCCGAGCCCCTCATCGCGCGTATCAAACAGCATTTCCAGCACACCGGGGAACGCTGGGAAACGACTGCGCCATGGCCAGACATCAACAGCCTCAAAGCACTCTATCCGACCTTCAGCACCCACGAATGCAACCTGTTCATCTTCAACATGCCCGGCAGTCTCGAAGCCGGTCGACTGGAACTGAGCCGCCTGGGCGCCGAGTACGAAAAACTGACAGCAGACCTGCAAGAGTGGCAAATCAGCGTTCCCACGCACCACCCCATCCTGGGCACGGAACTCCCGCAGCAGGTTCGCGCGCAGGAGCAAGTCAAACGCCAGGCGCTCAAGGAATTGCTGGAAGCCTGCTGGCGCCGGGAACTTTCAACGGATGACGCCGACGACGGCCCCACCCTCACCCACGAGCTGAGTTACACCACCACGCTGCTGGGGGATTTCCCCACCGTGACCGCCAATTTTGATCATGTGACACTGCTGTCGCTATACGGCGAAGACGCCACCAGCGGCATCGGCCACTTTCTTGAAAGCTTCCCCAGGCTCAGAAGCCTTTCCATCCAGGGCTACCGGCTGCAACGCATCCCCGAGCAAGTCTTCCGGCTGGCACGCTTGCGTGAACTGATCCTGCCACACGGCGATATACACCTCACTGTTGAGTCGAACAACGCGCTGGCAGACCTGCACCAGCTGACCTATCTGGACTTGAGCGACAATGTGTTGAGCCTCACGCCGCGGCTGGGCAAGATGCAGCAACTGGCGATCCTGGACTTGCAATCCACCGGTATCCAGCAGGTACCACAAGGGCTGTTTTCATTGAGGAACATCGTCGCCGCCGACCTCAGGGACAATGCGATCCGGCATATCGACAGCGGCATCCTGGAAATGCCCGTGCCCAACTTCAACGCAATACTATGGGACGGGAATCCACTGTCGAGGCCAAGCCTGGCCAACCTTCGACGTTATGCACAACGCCACCGCATGGACCTGCCGACCGAGCAATAA
- a CDS encoding succinylglutamate desuccinylase/aspartoacylase family protein, whose amino-acid sequence MERIDHLLPWGHLGCERQLTVFRFGSGERKAFIQASLHADELPGMRAAWELKKRLAELEQQGALNGVIELVPVANPMGLGQLLQGSHQGRFEIGSGKNFNRDFVELSEPVAALLQDRLGDDPHANVRMIRQAMTDALNALPAPSSQLQGMQRVLLSHACTADVVLDLHCDAEAALHMYALPQHWPQWRSLSAHLNVKVGLLAEDSGGSSFDEACSLPWLRLSRAFPEAQIPLACLATTLELGGQADTGRDEAIFHAEGILAFLAEQGLIRGEWPAPQHEPCEGLPFEGTELLFAPHAGVISYLRKAGDVVEAGDPIFEVIDPLSDRVSIVCAGTPGVLFAVERLRYAQAGFWLAKVAGREALRHGRLLND is encoded by the coding sequence ATGGAACGTATCGATCACCTGTTGCCCTGGGGTCACCTGGGCTGCGAACGCCAGCTGACGGTGTTCCGTTTCGGCAGCGGCGAGCGCAAGGCCTTTATCCAGGCCAGCCTGCACGCCGATGAATTGCCCGGCATGCGTGCCGCCTGGGAGCTGAAGAAGCGCCTGGCCGAACTGGAACAGCAAGGCGCTCTTAACGGCGTGATCGAGCTGGTGCCGGTGGCCAATCCGATGGGCCTGGGGCAGTTGCTGCAAGGCAGCCACCAGGGCCGTTTCGAGATCGGCAGCGGCAAGAATTTCAACCGGGATTTCGTTGAGTTGAGCGAGCCGGTTGCCGCGTTGCTCCAGGACCGCTTGGGCGATGACCCGCACGCCAACGTCCGGATGATCCGCCAGGCCATGACCGATGCGCTCAACGCCCTGCCGGCGCCCAGTAGCCAGTTGCAAGGCATGCAGCGGGTTTTACTGAGCCATGCGTGCACCGCCGACGTCGTCCTCGACTTGCATTGCGATGCCGAGGCCGCGCTGCACATGTACGCGCTGCCGCAGCACTGGCCGCAGTGGCGATCGCTGTCGGCGCATTTGAATGTGAAGGTCGGCCTGCTGGCGGAAGATTCCGGCGGCAGTTCGTTTGACGAAGCCTGTTCGCTGCCGTGGTTGCGCTTGTCCCGGGCGTTTCCCGAGGCGCAGATTCCACTGGCGTGCCTGGCGACGACCCTGGAGCTGGGCGGCCAGGCCGACACCGGCCGTGACGAAGCGATTTTCCACGCCGAAGGCATTCTGGCGTTCCTCGCCGAGCAAGGCCTGATCCGTGGTGAATGGCCCGCGCCGCAACACGAACCCTGCGAAGGCCTGCCCTTTGAAGGCACCGAGTTGTTGTTCGCGCCCCACGCCGGCGTGATCAGTTACCTGCGTAAAGCCGGGGATGTCGTGGAAGCCGGCGACCCGATATTTGAAGTGATCGATCCCTTGTCCGACCGCGTGAGCATTGTTTGCGCGGGCACGCCTGGGGTGTTGTTTGCCGTTGAACGGCTGCGTTATGCCCAAGCGGGTTTCTGGCTGGCCAAGGTGGCGGGGCGCGAAGCGCTGCGGCACGGGCGCTTGCTCAACGACTGA
- a CDS encoding GlxA family transcriptional regulator yields MTAHRIGFLIWPSTKALTLALAEEALRVAQRVHPDVVYELSFLQAEPPVDGAWQLPGEPWAGKLEGFQKLFLLADEPPTVIASQLSTALKQLVRAGCVIGGLSAGVYPLAQLGLLDGYRAAVHWRWQDDFAERFPKVIATSHLFDWDRDRLTACGGMSVLDLLLAVLARDHGAELAGAVSEELVVERIREGGERQRIPLQNRLGSSHPKLTQAVLLMEANIEEPLTTDEIAQHVCVSRRQLERIFKQYLNRVPSQYYLELRLNKARQMLMQTSKSIIQIGLSCGFSSGPHFSSAYRNFFGATPREDRNQRRSSSPFELSSVPSERG; encoded by the coding sequence ATGACTGCCCATCGAATTGGTTTCCTGATTTGGCCCAGCACTAAAGCACTGACGCTTGCGCTGGCTGAGGAGGCCTTGCGCGTTGCTCAGCGGGTGCATCCGGACGTGGTGTACGAACTCTCGTTTTTGCAGGCCGAACCGCCAGTCGACGGCGCCTGGCAACTGCCGGGTGAGCCGTGGGCCGGCAAGCTGGAAGGCTTTCAAAAGCTGTTCCTGCTGGCGGATGAGCCGCCGACCGTCATCGCGTCCCAGCTCAGCACCGCACTCAAACAACTGGTGCGCGCCGGTTGCGTGATTGGCGGTTTGTCGGCCGGTGTTTACCCGTTGGCACAACTGGGTTTGCTCGACGGTTATCGCGCCGCCGTGCACTGGCGCTGGCAGGACGATTTCGCCGAGCGTTTCCCCAAGGTCATCGCCACCAGCCATCTGTTCGACTGGGACCGTGACCGCCTGACCGCCTGCGGTGGCATGTCGGTACTCGACCTGCTGCTGGCGGTGCTGGCCCGTGATCACGGTGCCGAACTGGCGGGCGCCGTCTCGGAGGAACTGGTGGTGGAGCGCATCCGCGAAGGCGGCGAGCGCCAGCGTATCCCGCTGCAAAACCGCCTGGGCTCCAGCCATCCAAAGCTGACCCAGGCCGTGTTGCTGATGGAAGCCAACATCGAAGAACCGCTGACCACCGACGAAATCGCCCAGCATGTGTGCGTGTCCCGACGACAGCTCGAGCGCATCTTCAAGCAATACCTCAATCGTGTTCCCAGCCAGTACTACCTGGAATTGCGCCTGAACAAGGCCCGCCAGATGCTCATGCAAACCAGCAAGTCGATCATCCAGATCGGCCTGTCGTGCGGCTTCTCCTCGGGGCCGCACTTCTCCAGCGCCTACCGCAACTTCTTTGGCGCCACCCCCCGTGAAGACCGTAACCAGCGCCGCAGCAGCAGCCCGTTCGAGTTGTCGTCGGTGCCGTCCGAACGCGGCTAG
- a CDS encoding ABC transporter ATP-binding protein, which produces MYKLEVQDLHKRYGSHEVLKGVSLAAAAGDVISIIGSSGSGKSTFLRCINLLEQPHAGKILLNNEELKLVANKDGAMKAADPKQLQRMRSRLSMVFQHFNLWSHMTALENVMEAPVHVLGMSKKDAREKAEHYLAKVGVGHRKDAFPGHMSGGEQQRVAIARALAMEPEVMLFDEPTSALDPELVGEVLKVMQDLAQEGRTMVVVTHEMGFAREVSNQLVFLHKGIVEERGNPREVLVNPQSERLQQFLSGSLK; this is translated from the coding sequence ATGTACAAACTTGAAGTCCAAGACCTGCATAAACGCTATGGCAGTCATGAAGTGCTCAAAGGTGTGTCCCTGGCCGCCGCGGCCGGTGATGTGATCAGCATCATCGGGTCCAGTGGTTCGGGCAAAAGTACCTTTTTGCGCTGCATCAACCTGCTGGAGCAACCCCACGCCGGCAAGATTCTGCTCAACAACGAAGAGCTGAAACTGGTGGCCAACAAAGACGGCGCCATGAAGGCCGCGGACCCCAAACAGCTGCAACGCATGCGTTCGCGGCTGTCGATGGTGTTCCAGCATTTCAACCTGTGGTCCCACATGACGGCGCTGGAAAACGTCATGGAAGCGCCGGTGCACGTCCTCGGCATGTCGAAAAAAGACGCCCGGGAAAAGGCCGAGCACTACCTGGCTAAAGTGGGGGTGGGCCATCGTAAGGATGCGTTCCCCGGCCACATGTCCGGTGGCGAGCAGCAGCGTGTGGCGATTGCCCGTGCGTTGGCGATGGAACCTGAGGTGATGCTGTTTGACGAGCCCACCTCGGCCCTCGACCCGGAACTGGTGGGCGAAGTGCTCAAAGTGATGCAGGACCTGGCCCAGGAAGGCCGGACCATGGTGGTGGTGACCCACGAAATGGGCTTCGCCCGTGAAGTCTCCAACCAACTGGTGTTCCTGCACAAAGGCATCGTCGAAGAACGTGGCAACCCGCGCGAAGTGCTGGTTAACCCGCAGTCTGAGCGTTTGCAGCAGTTTCTTTCCGGCAGCTTGAAGTAA
- a CDS encoding ABC transporter permease codes for MLKGYGAVILDGAWLTLQLALSSMALAIVLGLIGVALRLSPVRWLAWLGDLYSTVIRGIPDLVLILLIFYGGQDLLNRVAPLLGYNDYIDLNPLAAGIGTLGFIFGAYLSETFRGAFMAIPKGQAEAGLAYGMSPFQVFFRVMVPQMIRLAIPGFTNNWLVLTKATALISVVGLQDMMFKAKQAADATREPFTFFLAVAAMYLVITSVSLLALRHLEKRYSVGVKAADL; via the coding sequence ATGTTGAAAGGCTACGGGGCTGTCATCCTCGATGGCGCATGGTTGACGCTTCAGCTCGCCTTGTCGTCCATGGCCCTGGCCATTGTTCTGGGTCTGATCGGGGTCGCGTTACGCCTGTCGCCGGTGCGCTGGTTGGCCTGGCTGGGCGACCTGTACTCCACGGTGATCCGCGGGATCCCCGACCTGGTGCTGATCCTGCTGATTTTCTACGGCGGTCAGGACCTGCTTAACCGCGTTGCGCCGCTGCTCGGCTACAACGACTACATTGACTTGAACCCCTTGGCCGCCGGCATCGGCACCCTGGGTTTCATCTTTGGCGCCTATCTCTCGGAAACCTTCCGTGGCGCCTTCATGGCCATTCCCAAGGGCCAGGCCGAAGCCGGCCTTGCTTATGGCATGAGCCCCTTCCAGGTGTTTTTCCGGGTGATGGTGCCGCAGATGATTCGGCTGGCGATCCCCGGGTTTACCAACAACTGGCTGGTACTGACCAAGGCCACCGCACTGATTTCGGTGGTGGGCCTGCAAGACATGATGTTCAAGGCCAAGCAGGCGGCAGACGCCACCCGCGAACCTTTTACCTTCTTCCTCGCAGTGGCGGCGATGTACCTGGTGATCACCAGCGTGTCGTTGCTGGCCCTGCGTCATCTTGAGAAGCGCTACTCGGTAGGCGTAAAGGCGGCTGATCTATGA
- a CDS encoding ABC transporter permease, with product MIFDYNVIWEAMPLYLGGLLTTLKLLAISLFFGLLAALPLGLMRVSKQPIVNGVAWLYTYVIRGTPMLVQLFLIYYGLAQFEAVRESFLWPLLSSATFCACLAFAVNTSAYTAEIIAGSLKATPHGEIEAAKAMGMSRYKLYRRILLPSALRRALPQYSNEVIMMLQTTSLASIVTLIDITGAARTVNAQYYLPFEAYITAGAFYLCLTFILVRLFKLAEGRWLSYLAPRKH from the coding sequence ATGATCTTCGACTACAACGTCATCTGGGAGGCCATGCCGCTGTACCTCGGCGGCTTGCTGACCACCCTGAAACTGCTGGCCATTTCGCTGTTCTTCGGCTTGCTCGCGGCCTTGCCCCTGGGCCTGATGCGCGTGTCCAAGCAACCAATCGTCAACGGCGTGGCCTGGCTGTACACCTACGTGATTCGTGGCACGCCGATGCTGGTGCAGCTGTTCTTGATCTACTACGGCCTGGCCCAGTTTGAAGCGGTGCGTGAAAGCTTCCTGTGGCCGCTGCTGTCCAGCGCGACCTTCTGCGCGTGCCTGGCGTTCGCCGTAAACACCAGCGCCTACACCGCCGAAATCATCGCCGGCAGCCTCAAGGCCACGCCCCATGGCGAGATCGAAGCGGCCAAGGCGATGGGCATGTCGCGCTACAAGCTGTACCGCCGGATCCTGCTGCCATCGGCCCTGCGCCGCGCGCTGCCGCAATACAGCAACGAAGTGATAATGATGCTCCAGACCACCAGCCTGGCCTCCATCGTCACCCTGATCGACATCACCGGTGCCGCGCGCACGGTGAACGCCCAGTACTACTTGCCGTTCGAAGCCTATATCACCGCCGGCGCGTTCTACCTGTGCCTGACCTTCATCCTGGTGCGCCTGTTCAAGTTGGCCGAAGGCCGCTGGCTGAGCTACCTGGCTCCACGGAAGCATTGA